In Humulus lupulus chromosome 7, drHumLupu1.1, whole genome shotgun sequence, the following are encoded in one genomic region:
- the LOC133790553 gene encoding flavin mononucleotide hydrolase 1, chloroplatic, giving the protein MVLLLRLPTVCFPPRPSSLLSSTRMALNSLNSEMNRSRTSVPDFSSKTTPLSNRKLPILLFDIMDTIVRDPFYHDVPAFFRMSMKELLECKHPTAWLEFEKGTIDEEELARKFFKDERPLDLEGLKDCMKSGYFYLEGVEELLNALKTNNYEMHAFTNYPNWCEMIEDKLKISRYMSWTFCSFKNGKRKPDPEFYLEAIKHLEVDPGNCVFVDDRIKNVEAAIAVGIVGLHFKNAETLCQDLSLMGIDVSDTDKDDQTGDQ; this is encoded by the exons ATGGTTCTGTTACTGAGACTACCCACTGTTTGTTTTCCTCCAAGACCCTCCTCGTTACTTTCTTCAACAAGAATGGCTCTCAATTCCCTAAACTCCGAGATGAACAGGTCCAGAACTTCTGTCCCAGATTTTAGTTCTAAAACCACTCCGCTTAGCAATAGAAAACTTCCCATTCTTCTCTTTGACATAATGGATACCATTGTTCGTGACCCTTTTTACCACGATGTTCCTGCCTTCTTCAG AATGTCTATGAAGGAACTACTAGAATGCAAGCACCCAACTGCCTGGCTGGAATTCGAAAAGGGGACAATTGATGAG GAAGAGTTAGCCAGAAAGTTCTTTAAAGATGAAAGGCCATTGGACTTGGAAG GCCTCAAAGACTGTATGAAAAGCGGATATTTCTAccttgaaggagttgaagaattGCTTAATGCACTAAAAACAAACAACTATGAGATGCACGCTTTTACCAACTATCCCAACTG GTGTGAAATGATTGAAGACAAGTTAAAAATCTCAAGATATATGTCCTGGACATTCTGTTCCTTTAAGAATG GAAAGAGGAAGCCTGATCCTGAATTTTATTTGGAGGCAATAAAACATCTCGAAGTCGATCCAGGAAACTGTGTATTTGTTGATGATAG GATAAAAAATGTGGAGGCTGCTATAGCTGTTGGGATTGTTGGTCTTCATTTTAAGAATGCAGAAACACTGTGTCAAGATCTGTCTCTCATGGGCATTGACGTTTCAGATACTGATAAAGATGACCAAACTGGGGATCAGTGA